Proteins encoded together in one Triticum dicoccoides isolate Atlit2015 ecotype Zavitan chromosome 7B, WEW_v2.0, whole genome shotgun sequence window:
- the LOC119337776 gene encoding peptidyl-prolyl cis-trans isomerase FKBP16-3, chloroplastic-like isoform X1, with the protein MAAAASSSASPVLLPSGPRGASSRACLPSGGGGGRAFIRGGNSRAPCCCRAAAGVSAAQRGGADDNGGVVTRRGVVGAVALGVSSSAFCLQAALDAVAGGLPPEEKPKLCDAACEAELENLPMVTTESGLQYKDIKVGQGPSPPIGFQVAANCIAMVPNGQIFDSSLEKGQPYIFRVGAGQVIKGLDEGILSMKVGGLRRLYIPGQLAFPKGLTSAPGRPRVAPSSPVVFDVNLLFVPGLDDDE; encoded by the exons ATGGCTGCTGCGGCCTCTTCCTCGGCCTCGCCGGTTCTCCTCCCGTCAGGGCCGCGTGGCGCGAGCTCGAGGGCCTGTCttcccagcggcggcggcggcggcagggcgttCATCAGAGGTGGCAACAGCAGGGCGCCATGCTGCTGCAGGGCTGCCGCTGGCGTAAGCGCGGCTCAACGCGGAGGAGCTGACGACAACGGCGGCGTGGTCACCCGGAGGGGCGTGGTCGGGGCGGTGGCTCTCGGGGTGTCCTCCTCCGCGTTTTGCCTGCAGGCCGCGCTCGACGCCGTCGCCGGCGGGCTGCCGCCGGAGGAGAAGCCCAAGCTCTGCGACGCCGCCTGCGAGGCAGAGCTCGAAAAT CTGCCTATGGTGACTACGGAGTCCGGTTTGCAGTACAAGGACATCAAAGTCGGGCAAGGGCCGAGTCCGCCCATTGGCTTCCAG GTTGCTGCAAACTGCATCGCCATGGTGCCAAACGGACAGATATTCGACAG CTCGCTGGAGAAAGGCCAGCCCTACATATTCCGTGTTGGCGCTGGACAG GTGATAAAGGGACTTGATGAAGGAATCTTGTCGATGAAAGTTGGAGGATTACGTCGATTGTACATACCTGGTCAA TTAGCATTCCCTAAGGGCCTTACATCAGCTCCCGGGAGGCCAAGAGTGGCTCCGAGCAGCCCCGTCGTATTTGACGTCAACCTATTGTTTGTACCTGGTCTTGATGACGATGAGTAA
- the LOC119337776 gene encoding peptidyl-prolyl cis-trans isomerase FKBP16-3, chloroplastic-like isoform X2, with product MAAAASSSASPVLLPSGPRGASSRACLPSGGGGGRAFIRGGNSRAPCCCRAAAGVSAAQRGGADDNGGVVTRRGVVGAVALGVSSSAFCLQAALDAVAGGLPPEEKPKLCDAACEAELENLPMVTTESGLQYKDIKVGQGPSPPIGFQVAANCIAMVPNGQIFDSSLEKGQPYIFRVGAGQVIKGLDEGILSMKVGGLRRLYIPGQSGISGQDSDDFPSS from the exons ATGGCTGCTGCGGCCTCTTCCTCGGCCTCGCCGGTTCTCCTCCCGTCAGGGCCGCGTGGCGCGAGCTCGAGGGCCTGTCttcccagcggcggcggcggcggcagggcgttCATCAGAGGTGGCAACAGCAGGGCGCCATGCTGCTGCAGGGCTGCCGCTGGCGTAAGCGCGGCTCAACGCGGAGGAGCTGACGACAACGGCGGCGTGGTCACCCGGAGGGGCGTGGTCGGGGCGGTGGCTCTCGGGGTGTCCTCCTCCGCGTTTTGCCTGCAGGCCGCGCTCGACGCCGTCGCCGGCGGGCTGCCGCCGGAGGAGAAGCCCAAGCTCTGCGACGCCGCCTGCGAGGCAGAGCTCGAAAAT CTGCCTATGGTGACTACGGAGTCCGGTTTGCAGTACAAGGACATCAAAGTCGGGCAAGGGCCGAGTCCGCCCATTGGCTTCCAG GTTGCTGCAAACTGCATCGCCATGGTGCCAAACGGACAGATATTCGACAG CTCGCTGGAGAAAGGCCAGCCCTACATATTCCGTGTTGGCGCTGGACAG GTGATAAAGGGACTTGATGAAGGAATCTTGTCGATGAAAGTTGGAGGATTACGTCGATTGTACATACCTGGTCAA TCTGGGATATCTGGACAGGATAGTGATGATTTCCCATCTTCTTGA
- the LOC119337775 gene encoding transcription factor RF2a-like: MSRSPVPDGGGGGGNRLPPVKPSVSLSPSSPTGPPESDISHMPDSPARSLGHRRAHSEIIGLPDDLDLGVPGCGGGDGPSLSDENEEELFSMFLDAEKLNAQLREASETESSCASAGAGAGPRPRHHHSHSMDASSSFDAEQLLGTPAVEGMSTVEAKKAMSNAKLAELSLVDPKKAKRIWANRQSAARSKERKMRYISELERKVQTLHAEATTLSTQLALLHRDTAGLSTENSELKMRLQNVEQQIHLQDALNDALKSELQRLKMATSQMGNAVGGMMNLIGPPPPHSFGGGNQPMFHIQGQAAMQPLQQMQQIHPQHQQPLLHPLQLQAQQLLLQQQASAAPPPNPKMKRAISAPNQWIGGWSESSGN, from the exons ATGAGCAGGTCTCCGGtcccggatggcggcggcggcggcggcaatcgCTTGCCGCCAGTGAAACCGTCGGTGTCGCTGTCACCCTCGTCGCCGACGGGCCCTCCGGAGAGCGACATCAGCCACATGCCGGACTCCCCTGCGCGCAGCCTCGGCCACCGCCGCGCGCACTCCGAGATCATCGGCCTCCCCGACGACCTCGACCTCGGCGTCccaggctgcggcggcggcgacgggccgtCGCTGTCGGACGAGAACGAGGAGGAGCTCTTCTCCATGTTCCTCGACGCCGAGAAGCTCAACGCGCAGCTGCGCGAGGCGTCGGAGACGGAGTCGTCGTGCGCCTCGGCTGGCGCCGGTGCGGGGCCGAGGCCGCGGCATCACCACAGCCATTCCATGGACGCGTCGAGCTCTTTCGACGCGGAGCAGCTGCTTGGGACGCCGGCGGTGGAGGGGATGTCGACGGTGGAGGCCAAGAAGGCAATGTCCAACGCAAAGCTCGCAGAACTGTCGCTTGTCGACCCTAAGAAGGCAAAAAG GATTTGGGCTAATAGACAATCGGCGGCCAGATCGAAAGAAAGGAAGATGCGGTATATTTCTGAACTTGAACGGAAGGTGCAAACCCTGCATGCAGAAGCAACAACATTGTCAACACAGCTGGCACTCCTACAT AGAGACACTGCTGGGCTCTCTACCGAGAACAGCGAACTGAAGATGCGCCTGCAGAACGTGGAGCAACAAATCCACTTACAAGATG CTCTGAAtgatgcactgaaatctgagctgcAAAGGCTGAAGATGGCGACGAGCCAGATGGGCAATGCTGTCGGGGGAATGATGAACTTGATCGGCCCACCCCCGCCGCACTCGTTCGGAGGAGGAAACCAGCCAATGTTCCACATTCAGGGCCAGGCTGCAATGCAGCCACTGCAGCAGATGCAGCAGATTCACCCTCAGCACCAGCAGCCGTTGTTGCATCCGCTGCAACTGCAAGCACAGCAGCTGCTGTTGCAGCAGCAGGCTTCTGCTGCACCACCACCCAACCCGAAGATGAAACGGGCCATCTCCGCTCCCAACCAGTGGATTGGTGGGTGGTCCGAGAGCAGTGGCAACTGA